One Paroedura picta isolate Pp20150507F chromosome 16, Ppicta_v3.0, whole genome shotgun sequence genomic region harbors:
- the LOC143825638 gene encoding histone H2B-like, with the protein MPEPGSEETVQIVALDHSFHIGWDKCEGYLIYVYKVLKQVHPDTGISSKAMSIMNSFVDDIFERIAGEASRLAHYNKRSTITSREIQTAVRLLLPGELAKHAVSEGTKAVTKYTSSK; encoded by the exons ATGCCGGAGCCAGGCTCAGAGGAGACGGTGCAGATTGTTGCCTTGGACCACAGCTTCCACATCGGCTGGGACAAGTGTGAG ggctACTTGATCTACGTGTACAAGGTGCTGAAGCAGGTGCACCCGGACACGGGCATCTCCTCCAAGGCCATGAGCATCATGAACTCCTTCGTGGACGACATCTTCGAGCGCATCGCCGGCGAGGCCTCCCGCCTGGCGCACTACAACAAGCGCTCCACCATCACCTCCCGCGAGATCCAGACCGCCGTGCGCCTCCTCCTGCCCGGCGAGCTGGCCAAGCACGCCGTCTCCGAGGGCACCAAGGCCGTCACCAAGTACACCAGCTCCAAATAA